A genomic window from Oryctolagus cuniculus chromosome 12, mOryCun1.1, whole genome shotgun sequence includes:
- the LOC103351183 gene encoding mast cell protease 1A, which produces MHPLLLLLAFLLCLRAEAGKIIGGHEAIPHSRPYMAFLQIKTLFQKITCGGFLVREDFVLTAAHCRGSSMKVILGAHNIKERESSQQVIPVKRAIPHPNYQRKKPHLNDIMLLQLKKKANLTDKVSLLRLPTKTAQVTPGMVCSVAGWGSTGVKKTTVKLHEVEVKIQTDQECMFYFKSYYNESVHICVGDHNINKSSSQGDSGGPLVCNDVAQGIVSFAKQDGTPPRVYTKISSFMHWIEETMRSFKLQGPD; this is translated from the exons ATGCATCCACTCCTGCTCCTGTTGGCCTTTCTTCTGTGCCTCAGAGCTGAGGCAG GGAAAATCATTGGAGGCCATGAGGCCATACCTCATTCTCGTCCCTACATGGCATTTCTTCAGATCAagactctttttcaaaaaataacctGTGGGGGTTTCCTGGTACGTGAAGACTTCGTGCTGACAGCAGCTCACTGCAGGGGAAG TTCAATGAAGGTCATCCTAGGGGCCCACAACATCAAGGAGCGCGAGAGCTCCCAGCAGGTCATCCCCGTGAAAAGAGCCATCCCCCACCCAAACTATCAACGTAAGAAACCTCACTTAAATGACATCATGTTACTCCAG TTAAAGAAGAAGGCCAACCTGACTGACAAAGTGAGCCTCCTCAGGCTGCCCACGAAGACAGCCCAGGTGACGCCAGGGATGGTGTGCAGTGTAGCTGGCTGGGGGTCAACTGGTGTgaaaaaaaccacagtgaaacTGCATGAGGTAGAGGTCAAAATCCAAACGGACCAGGAATGTATGTTTTACTTCAAAAGCTATTACAATGAAAGCGTCCATATTTGTGTTGGGGACCATAACATCAACAAGTCTTCTTCACAG GGGGACTCTGGAGGTCCCCTCGTGTGTAATGATGTGGCCCAGGGCATTGTATCCTTTGCAAAGCAAGATGGGACCCCACCACGTGTCTATACCAAGATCTCAAGCTTTATGCACTGGATAGAAGAAACAATGAGATCCTTCAAGCTGCAAGGGCCAGACTGA
- the LOC100352439 gene encoding granzyme H isoform X1, which translates to MVSFSPKPETFDKPLCLMTPIKTKKDQPRRSVQSVSPPSLPPLPGLCVWEEETPAAPTRAALPGRCCGSCSCRSRFCLLGQGQAFLTEIIGGHEAKPHSRPYMAFVQFLAQSKKRCSGVLVREDFVLTAAHCLGSSINVTLGAHNIKEQERTQQVIPVRRAIPHKDYNPEDYTNDIMLLQLERKAKKTKAVRPIRLPRGKARVKPGQVCRVAGWGQVASGTLATTLQEVELTVQQDQECESLFRGYYSRATEICVGDPKKMKTGGKGDSGGPLVCSNVAQGILSYGQRNRTPPGVFIKVSSFLPWIKRIMKGL; encoded by the exons ATGGTGTCATTTTCTCCTAAACCAGAGACCTTTGACAAACCACTTTGCCTGATGACACCCATCAAAACCAAGAAGGACCAGCCTAGGAGGTCTGTGCAGTCAGTGagcccaccctcccttcctccccttccggGGCTCTGTGTCTGGGAGGAGGAAACACCAGCAGCTCCAACCAGGGCAGCCCTCCCGGGAAGATGCTGCGGCTCCTGCTCCTGTCGCTCTCgcttctgcctcctgggacagggacag GCTTTTCTTACAGAGATCATCGGGGGCCATGAGGCCAAGCCCCACTCCCGCCCCTACATGGCATTTGTTCAGTTTCTGGCTCAGAGTAAGAAGCGGTGCAGCGGTGTGCTGGTACGAGAAGACTTTGTGCTGACAGCTGCTCACTGCCTGGGAAG CTCAATAAATGTCACCCTGGGGGCCCACAACATCAAGGAGCAGGAGAGGACGCAGCAGGTCATCCCCGTGAGAAGAGCCATCCCCCACAAGGACTACAACCCCGAGGACTACACCAACGACATCATGTTACTGCAG CTGGAGAGAAAGGCCAAGAAGACTAAAGCTGTGCGGCCCATCCGCCTGCCCAGGGGCAAGGCCCGGGTGAAGCCAGGGCAGGTGTGCCGAGTGGCCGGCTGGGGACAGGTTGCCTCAGGCACTTTAGCAACCACACTGCAGGAAGTGGAGCTAACCGTGCAGCAGGACCAGGAGTGCGAGTCCCTCTTCCGCGGCTATTACAGCAGGGCCACGGAGATCTGTGTCGGGGACCCAAAGAAGATGAAGACTGGTGGCAAA GGGGATTCTGGGGGGCCTCTTGTGTGTAGCAATGTGGCCCAGGGCATTTTATCCTATGGACAAAGAAACAGGACCCCTCCAGGAGTCTTCATCAAGGTCTCAAGCTTTCTGCCCTGGATAAAGCGAATAATGAAGGGCCTCTGA
- the LOC100352439 gene encoding granzyme H isoform X3, whose product MLRLLLLSLSLLPPGTGTEIIGGHEAKPHSRPYMAFVQFLAQSKKRCSGVLVREDFVLTAAHCLGSSINVTLGAHNIKEQERTQQVIPVRRAIPHKDYNPEDYTNDIMLLQLERKAKKTKAVRPIRLPRGKARVKPGQVCRVAGWGQVASGTLATTLQEVELTVQQDQECESLFRGYYSRATEICVGDPKKMKTGGKGDSGGPLVCSNVAQGILSYGQRNRTPPGVFIKVSSFLPWIKRIMKGL is encoded by the exons ATGCTGCGGCTCCTGCTCCTGTCGCTCTCgcttctgcctcctgggacagggacag AGATCATCGGGGGCCATGAGGCCAAGCCCCACTCCCGCCCCTACATGGCATTTGTTCAGTTTCTGGCTCAGAGTAAGAAGCGGTGCAGCGGTGTGCTGGTACGAGAAGACTTTGTGCTGACAGCTGCTCACTGCCTGGGAAG CTCAATAAATGTCACCCTGGGGGCCCACAACATCAAGGAGCAGGAGAGGACGCAGCAGGTCATCCCCGTGAGAAGAGCCATCCCCCACAAGGACTACAACCCCGAGGACTACACCAACGACATCATGTTACTGCAG CTGGAGAGAAAGGCCAAGAAGACTAAAGCTGTGCGGCCCATCCGCCTGCCCAGGGGCAAGGCCCGGGTGAAGCCAGGGCAGGTGTGCCGAGTGGCCGGCTGGGGACAGGTTGCCTCAGGCACTTTAGCAACCACACTGCAGGAAGTGGAGCTAACCGTGCAGCAGGACCAGGAGTGCGAGTCCCTCTTCCGCGGCTATTACAGCAGGGCCACGGAGATCTGTGTCGGGGACCCAAAGAAGATGAAGACTGGTGGCAAA GGGGATTCTGGGGGGCCTCTTGTGTGTAGCAATGTGGCCCAGGGCATTTTATCCTATGGACAAAGAAACAGGACCCCTCCAGGAGTCTTCATCAAGGTCTCAAGCTTTCTGCCCTGGATAAAGCGAATAATGAAGGGCCTCTGA
- the LOC100352439 gene encoding granzyme H isoform X2 has translation MVSFSPKPETFDKPLCLMTPIKTKKDQPRRSVQSVSPPSLPPLPGLCVWEEETPAAPTRAALPGRCCGSCSCRSRFCLLGQGQFLAQSKKRCSGVLVREDFVLTAAHCLGSSINVTLGAHNIKEQERTQQVIPVRRAIPHKDYNPEDYTNDIMLLQLERKAKKTKAVRPIRLPRGKARVKPGQVCRVAGWGQVASGTLATTLQEVELTVQQDQECESLFRGYYSRATEICVGDPKKMKTGGKGDSGGPLVCSNVAQGILSYGQRNRTPPGVFIKVSSFLPWIKRIMKGL, from the exons ATGGTGTCATTTTCTCCTAAACCAGAGACCTTTGACAAACCACTTTGCCTGATGACACCCATCAAAACCAAGAAGGACCAGCCTAGGAGGTCTGTGCAGTCAGTGagcccaccctcccttcctccccttccggGGCTCTGTGTCTGGGAGGAGGAAACACCAGCAGCTCCAACCAGGGCAGCCCTCCCGGGAAGATGCTGCGGCTCCTGCTCCTGTCGCTCTCgcttctgcctcctgggacagggacag TTTCTGGCTCAGAGTAAGAAGCGGTGCAGCGGTGTGCTGGTACGAGAAGACTTTGTGCTGACAGCTGCTCACTGCCTGGGAAG CTCAATAAATGTCACCCTGGGGGCCCACAACATCAAGGAGCAGGAGAGGACGCAGCAGGTCATCCCCGTGAGAAGAGCCATCCCCCACAAGGACTACAACCCCGAGGACTACACCAACGACATCATGTTACTGCAG CTGGAGAGAAAGGCCAAGAAGACTAAAGCTGTGCGGCCCATCCGCCTGCCCAGGGGCAAGGCCCGGGTGAAGCCAGGGCAGGTGTGCCGAGTGGCCGGCTGGGGACAGGTTGCCTCAGGCACTTTAGCAACCACACTGCAGGAAGTGGAGCTAACCGTGCAGCAGGACCAGGAGTGCGAGTCCCTCTTCCGCGGCTATTACAGCAGGGCCACGGAGATCTGTGTCGGGGACCCAAAGAAGATGAAGACTGGTGGCAAA GGGGATTCTGGGGGGCCTCTTGTGTGTAGCAATGTGGCCCAGGGCATTTTATCCTATGGACAAAGAAACAGGACCCCTCCAGGAGTCTTCATCAAGGTCTCAAGCTTTCTGCCCTGGATAAAGCGAATAATGAAGGGCCTCTGA